Proteins co-encoded in one Bacteroidota bacterium genomic window:
- a CDS encoding DUF1573 domain-containing protein: MKYFFTLLISLVVIAASAQAKLTIDSTLHDFGTMKEGEKVTHKFVVKNTGTTPLYIINVTQPCGCTIPSFSQEPIEPGKTAEITVQYDSEGHPGIFAKQLQIQSNDPEKYHTITITGTVIAKPTTETPKKLPVPAGRADD; this comes from the coding sequence ATGAAATACTTTTTTACCCTTTTGATTTCATTGGTCGTTATTGCCGCCAGCGCGCAGGCAAAGCTCACTATCGACAGTACACTGCACGATTTTGGCACAATGAAGGAGGGTGAAAAGGTTACCCATAAGTTTGTGGTAAAAAATACAGGCACAACGCCTCTATACATTATTAATGTTACCCAGCCTTGCGGTTGCACCATTCCTTCGTTTTCGCAAGAACCTATTGAACCGGGCAAAACAGCGGAAATTACCGTACAATACGACTCTGAGGGACACCCGGGTATTTTTGCCAAGCAATTACAAATACAATCTAACGACCCTGAAAAGTACCACACGATTACTATTACGGGTACTGTAATTGCCAAGCCTACCACCGAAACCCCGAAAAAGCTGCCCGTACCTGCCGGTAGAGCGGATGATTAA
- a CDS encoding lytic transglycosylase domain-containing protein — protein MKKSVFIITGAVIAITVVALLAFDQPEKTVNKPESIKAPALPEKLLFAGENVPMKDFDVRERFDRELMINTFYHSQTLFALKKTKRFFPVMEAVMKKNGLPDDFKYLAVAESGLDNVVSPAKAEGFWQFLESTGKRYGLEINEEVDERYHLEKATEAACKYLKDNKEKLGNWTLAAAAYNMGENGVDNAIKKQGVGSYYDLLLNKETSRYLFRILAIKEIYSNPAKYGFVIDSAEYYPTIETYTVTLDSAVDNLAQYAISQGINYKVLKLLNPWLRKPYLKNKAKKAYTIVLPKDKSFITPPAITPVSPATGEETE, from the coding sequence ATGAAAAAGTCAGTATTTATAATTACAGGGGCTGTGATTGCCATTACCGTGGTAGCCTTGCTTGCTTTTGACCAACCTGAGAAGACGGTTAACAAGCCTGAGAGCATTAAAGCACCCGCATTGCCTGAGAAACTTTTGTTTGCAGGAGAAAATGTGCCCATGAAGGATTTTGATGTGCGCGAACGTTTTGACCGTGAGTTGATGATAAATACATTTTATCACTCGCAAACCTTGTTTGCTTTGAAAAAGACGAAGCGGTTTTTCCCTGTAATGGAAGCGGTAATGAAGAAAAATGGCTTGCCTGACGATTTTAAATACCTTGCGGTTGCTGAAAGCGGCTTGGATAATGTGGTTTCGCCCGCAAAGGCGGAAGGTTTCTGGCAATTTTTAGAAAGCACCGGAAAGCGCTACGGATTAGAGATAAATGAAGAGGTAGATGAACGCTACCACCTTGAAAAGGCTACTGAAGCGGCCTGCAAGTACCTGAAAGACAATAAAGAAAAACTGGGCAACTGGACGCTAGCCGCTGCCGCTTATAACATGGGCGAGAACGGCGTAGATAACGCTATTAAAAAGCAGGGCGTGGGCAGCTATTATGATTTGTTGCTTAACAAAGAAACATCACGCTACTTGTTTAGAATATTAGCGATTAAAGAAATTTACAGCAACCCCGCTAAATACGGTTTTGTGATTGATAGTGCAGAGTATTATCCTACTATTGAAACATACACCGTTACCCTTGACAGTGCAGTGGATAATCTTGCCCAATATGCCATTAGTCAGGGTATAAACTACAAAGTACTTAAACTGCTTAACCCTTGGTTGCGCAAACCCTACCTTAAGAACAAGGCGAAAAAGGCATACACCATCGTATTGCCTAAAGACAAGAGCTTCATTACTCCACCTGCTATTACACCTGTTAGCCCCGCTACGGGAGAAGAAACCGAATAA
- a CDS encoding DUF1573 domain-containing protein, protein MKALVSLIALVITGALYGQTDTTPTAIAAFDKLTWNFGDVPQNKQSSHAFYLFNKGTAPLIITSAIGTGGGQLPSYNREPILPGDSSPVRVIYGAFNIGMFTKVVIVSTNAGDFTLTIKGNVFKVDSTCFRFEKTLHDFGTFAKTDRLTCEFTVQNTGRYPLFIDKVNSSSGNMMFMLPKSPILVGDSGFIIALIIPNLGTFYKTGTVFIDGYAKPIILTIKGEATPNEPIILSPSQK, encoded by the coding sequence ATGAAAGCCTTGGTTTCACTCATTGCACTTGTTATCACAGGAGCTTTGTACGGGCAAACGGATACCACGCCAACAGCCATTGCGGCTTTTGATAAACTGACTTGGAATTTTGGTGATGTTCCGCAAAACAAGCAATCCAGCCACGCGTTTTATTTGTTTAATAAAGGTACTGCCCCATTGATAATTACCAGTGCGATAGGCACAGGTGGCGGACAATTACCATCGTATAACAGAGAACCCATTCTGCCGGGCGATAGCAGTCCTGTGAGAGTTATTTACGGTGCTTTTAATATAGGTATGTTTACCAAAGTGGTAATTGTATCAACCAATGCCGGCGATTTTACCCTTACTATAAAAGGCAATGTTTTTAAGGTAGATTCTACTTGTTTTAGGTTTGAGAAAACCCTGCATGATTTTGGTACGTTTGCAAAAACCGATAGGCTGACTTGTGAATTTACCGTTCAAAACACAGGCCGTTATCCATTGTTTATAGATAAGGTAAACAGTAGCAGCGGAAACATGATGTTCATGTTGCCTAAATCTCCTATTCTGGTAGGAGACAGCGGTTTTATAATAGCTCTTATAATACCCAACTTGGGTACTTTTTATAAAACGGGAACTGTTTTTATTGACGGTTACGCTAAACCCATTATTTTAACCATTAAGGGTGAAGCAACCCCTAACGAGCCGATAATTCTATCGCCTTCTCAGAAGTAA
- a CDS encoding ATP-binding protein: MKELRQLIQKGENETLDFKQEISSASKIAKTIVSFANRKGGRLLIGIRDNKSIAGVRTEDEKYMLTLASDFYCKPPIELVINEWELDGKVVLEAIVPEGPDKPYYAKDDDGKWWVYVRVKDQSLLASKIVVDVLKREAAQKDTLIQITSKEQALLDYLAKNHKITLKQYCKLINISRWRASKILVTLISAGIIRSHNTEKIEFYTLS, from the coding sequence ATGAAAGAATTGAGGCAATTGATACAAAAGGGTGAAAACGAAACCCTTGATTTTAAACAGGAAATTAGCAGCGCCTCAAAAATTGCCAAAACCATTGTTTCGTTTGCTAACCGCAAAGGAGGCCGGCTGCTGATAGGAATACGCGACAACAAAAGCATAGCCGGGGTGCGTACGGAAGATGAGAAGTACATGCTTACCCTTGCCAGCGATTTTTATTGTAAACCACCTATTGAGTTGGTGATAAACGAATGGGAGCTTGACGGCAAGGTGGTGTTGGAGGCCATTGTACCCGAAGGACCTGATAAACCTTATTATGCCAAAGACGATGACGGAAAGTGGTGGGTTTACGTGCGTGTTAAGGACCAAAGCCTATTGGCCAGCAAAATTGTGGTTGATGTTTTGAAACGTGAAGCCGCACAAAAAGATACCCTGATTCAAATTACCAGTAAGGAGCAGGCATTGCTGGATTATCTCGCCAAAAACCACAAAATAACGCTGAAGCAGTACTGCAAATTGATAAACATATCGCGGTGGAGGGCCAGTAAAATTTTGGTGACTCTTATTTCTGCGGGCATCATCCGCTCACACAATACTGAAAAGATAGAATTCTATACACTTAGTTAA
- a CDS encoding TetR/AcrR family transcriptional regulator: MARNKEFNQEETLQKAMTIFWVKGYSATSMQDLVDGLGISRSSMYDTYGDKDTLFYAALENYAKREIDVLSNIFDTAKSPLQAIQNLFSGIVTESISDTMHKGCFIVNAIGELPVCNAKVKTLVNGTLETMTETVADMIAAGQKAGEISTRHTPAQWAAFITNTITGLRVAARGGADVKILTDIAAVALSALKV; the protein is encoded by the coding sequence ATGGCACGTAACAAAGAGTTTAACCAAGAAGAGACATTGCAAAAAGCAATGACTATTTTTTGGGTGAAGGGCTACAGTGCCACCTCAATGCAAGATTTGGTAGACGGGTTGGGCATTAGCCGCTCAAGTATGTACGATACCTACGGTGATAAAGATACCTTGTTTTATGCCGCGCTGGAAAATTACGCAAAGCGTGAGATTGATGTTTTATCAAACATTTTCGACACGGCAAAATCTCCGTTACAAGCCATACAAAATCTTTTCAGCGGTATTGTAACTGAAAGCATATCGGATACCATGCACAAAGGTTGCTTTATTGTGAATGCGATAGGTGAATTGCCGGTGTGCAATGCCAAAGTGAAAACTCTTGTAAACGGCACGTTGGAAACAATGACAGAAACTGTTGCCGACATGATAGCCGCCGGACAAAAAGCCGGGGAAATAAGTACCCGCCACACCCCTGCCCAATGGGCGGCATTTATTACCAACACAATAACCGGGCTACGCGTAGCGGCACGGGGCGGAGCTGATGTAAAAATCCTCACCGATATTGCAGCCGTTGCATTATCAGCACTTAAGGTGTAA
- a CDS encoding bile acid:sodium symporter family protein, producing MIETKFFSQYMLPATLAFIMVGMGLSLTRRDFLNIIKNPKGLGIGLLAQMLLLPALAFLITLIIPGLSPELKVGIVLLAACPGGATSNLVNYLINSNLALSVSITTVNSFLTQFTIPILVSLALGAYMNQDASIHLPFWETLIQILLITVIPAAIGIYIRRRWARFADKVRKPLKYIMTALLAVAMVGAIFLENNENINIPIRDYWRVVPLTLLLNVGGMIGSFYTAKYFKLDLKSQATISVEVGLQNTALAIAVATGPYMLNNPAIAIPAAVYALFSFFTTAAFGLLVSRSESKEIKSVQ from the coding sequence GTGATAGAGACTAAGTTTTTTTCACAATACATGCTGCCCGCCACCCTCGCTTTCATCATGGTGGGCATGGGGCTATCACTTACCCGTCGCGATTTCTTAAACATTATTAAAAACCCTAAAGGGCTTGGTATTGGCTTGTTAGCTCAAATGCTTTTGCTGCCTGCATTGGCATTTTTAATCACGTTAATTATTCCCGGTCTTAGCCCTGAGTTAAAAGTAGGTATTGTGTTGCTGGCGGCCTGCCCCGGCGGTGCTACCTCAAACCTTGTAAACTATCTTATTAATAGTAACCTTGCCTTGTCGGTTTCTATTACCACGGTTAATAGTTTCCTCACTCAGTTTACCATTCCTATTTTGGTGAGTTTGGCGTTGGGTGCCTATATGAATCAAGACGCATCTATCCACCTGCCTTTTTGGGAAACACTGATACAGATTTTATTGATTACGGTGATACCCGCAGCGATTGGGATTTACATTCGCAGACGTTGGGCTCGTTTTGCCGATAAAGTACGTAAGCCCTTAAAATACATTATGACTGCACTATTGGCAGTGGCAATGGTGGGTGCTATTTTCCTTGAAAACAACGAAAACATTAATATTCCTATCCGTGATTATTGGAGAGTGGTGCCTCTTACGTTGCTGCTAAATGTGGGCGGTATGATAGGTTCCTTCTACACTGCTAAATACTTTAAACTGGACTTGAAAAGCCAAGCTACTATATCGGTAGAAGTGGGTTTACAAAACACCGCGTTGGCTATTGCCGTTGCTACAGGGCCTTATATGTTAAACAACCCTGCTATTGCAATCCCTGCTGCTGTGTATGCGTTGTTTTCGTTCTTTACCACCGCTGCCTTTGGTTTGCTCGTGAGCCGCAGCGAATCTAAGGAGATTAAGTCCGTACAATAA
- a CDS encoding DUF1573 domain-containing protein, with amino-acid sequence MMNLLLFVQLLAVAVMPAKTADGKAKITFTEHTIKLGDVYPGERYERVFTFKNTGSAPLVINDIETSCGCTVVKYSKEPILPGKEGEVRVDFIPKENYGFTSKSFIVSSNAENDTEYLYLQATIKLKPRKN; translated from the coding sequence ATGATGAATTTACTCCTTTTCGTTCAGCTGCTTGCTGTAGCTGTTATGCCCGCAAAAACAGCTGATGGCAAGGCTAAAATTACGTTTACCGAACATACAATTAAGTTGGGCGACGTATATCCCGGCGAGCGTTACGAAAGGGTGTTCACCTTTAAAAATACAGGCAGCGCGCCATTGGTAATTAATGATATTGAAACTTCTTGCGGTTGCACGGTGGTTAAATACTCAAAAGAACCTATCCTGCCCGGTAAAGAAGGAGAAGTAAGAGTAGATTTTATCCCGAAGGAGAACTACGGCTTTACCTCTAAATCGTTCATCGTTTCATCCAATGCTGAAAACGATACCGAGTATTTGTACTTACAGGCTACCATCAAACTAAAACCGCGTAAGAACTAA
- a CDS encoding NADP-dependent isocitrate dehydrogenase — protein sequence MAKYKISVAKGDGIGPEIMDAVLSIFNAAKVDIDYEYVEMGKDVFLKGFNAGMTPEAERSIESNGILFKGPMETPKGKGMKSINVTARKKWSTFANNRRFQTLNGVETVYSKAGIPIDITIIRENIEGTYGGIEHLNTHDVALCRRFITRPGSAQVHRFAFELARRNGNKSVVCGHKANIMKVTDGMFLETFYEVAKDYPDIEAKDVIIDDLCMKLVVRPNDYEVVVLTNLQGDIVSDLCAGLVGGLGFAPSANIGERISIFEAVHGTAPDIAGKNIANPTSLLLSGIMMLRHLGFYAEADSIENSLLYTLETGVHTGDFGDKSIPSVNTTGFAGAIIENLGKVPANTTPRKSPAIDYTWQKPAYPAARPMMESPKKAETTLVGADYFFESNEQADAIAAKLQPIVPAGFELQTISNRGTQVWPTGSVLTECVDHYCARIAKADGSVVTQQEVFDIAAKVASIYFVTSTEMLINIGDVRGFSLAQGQ from the coding sequence ATGGCAAAATATAAAATTTCAGTAGCAAAGGGCGATGGCATAGGGCCCGAAATAATGGATGCCGTACTTTCCATATTCAACGCCGCGAAAGTGGATATTGATTATGAGTATGTAGAGATGGGCAAAGACGTTTTTTTGAAAGGCTTTAATGCCGGTATGACCCCTGAAGCCGAACGCAGCATTGAAAGCAACGGTATTTTGTTTAAAGGCCCCATGGAAACTCCTAAGGGCAAAGGAATGAAGAGTATTAACGTTACTGCACGTAAAAAGTGGAGTACGTTTGCCAACAACCGCCGTTTTCAAACACTTAACGGGGTTGAGACTGTTTACTCAAAAGCAGGTATTCCGATTGATATTACCATTATCCGTGAGAACATTGAAGGTACTTATGGTGGTATTGAGCATTTGAATACACACGATGTGGCTCTTTGCCGCCGTTTTATTACCCGCCCCGGTAGCGCGCAAGTGCACCGTTTTGCCTTTGAATTGGCTCGTCGCAATGGAAACAAGAGCGTAGTTTGCGGCCACAAGGCAAACATTATGAAAGTAACCGACGGTATGTTTTTGGAAACCTTTTACGAGGTAGCTAAAGACTATCCGGATATTGAAGCAAAAGATGTGATTATTGATGACCTGTGCATGAAACTGGTAGTACGCCCCAACGATTACGAAGTGGTGGTGCTTACCAACCTGCAAGGTGATATAGTATCTGATTTGTGTGCCGGCTTGGTGGGTGGTTTGGGCTTTGCCCCTTCGGCCAACATCGGCGAGCGTATCTCGATATTTGAAGCGGTGCACGGCACTGCTCCTGATATTGCAGGTAAAAACATAGCCAACCCAACATCATTGCTACTAAGCGGTATTATGATGTTGCGTCACTTAGGTTTCTACGCTGAAGCTGACAGTATTGAAAACTCATTGCTTTACACCCTTGAAACCGGCGTACATACCGGAGATTTTGGTGATAAATCAATCCCATCGGTAAACACAACAGGATTTGCAGGCGCCATTATTGAAAACTTGGGCAAAGTGCCTGCAAACACAACCCCACGTAAATCACCTGCTATCGACTATACTTGGCAAAAACCTGCTTACCCCGCAGCACGCCCAATGATGGAAAGCCCTAAAAAAGCAGAAACTACCTTAGTAGGTGCTGATTACTTTTTTGAGAGCAACGAACAAGCGGATGCTATTGCGGCTAAACTACAGCCTATTGTGCCTGCTGGTTTTGAGTTGCAAACCATCTCGAACAGGGGAACGCAAGTATGGCCTACAGGCTCAGTACTAACCGAGTGTGTAGACCACTATTGTGCCCGTATTGCTAAGGCGGATGGGTCAGTAGTTACTCAACAAGAAGTGTTTGATATTGCTGCCAAAGTAGCAAGCATTTACTTCGTTACATCTACCGAAATGCTAATAAACATTGGTGATGTACGCGGTTTTAGCTTGGCACAAGGACAATAA
- a CDS encoding DUF4468 domain-containing protein: MNYLPKKLNLPTFNKNSNSLRILMFTTLLRNMPNVKAIAWLVAFVTIPVASALAQPDDTEQQDTQSYDYYDENIDGAGDMPGMNSTDGSEDEPKKPEKKPYVRIVMPVDSITELITYDSIIEQTDSYYDSLYLRAKRWITAKWHADKKQKELAKVFTDDVLYEKFKVKVKLPMRVRYNKFSSNEYGQVEFTLTMRFKDGKYKYHVSNMTHLLPETSDKKDINYVYLEFYMKSEKNVVNYDRYLRAADAAVRKMVVDMTKAMREPVEVDEDDW; this comes from the coding sequence ATGAATTATTTGCCGAAAAAACTAAATTTGCCAACTTTTAATAAAAACAGTAATAGCTTAAGGATCTTAATGTTTACTACTTTACTCCGCAATATGCCAAACGTTAAGGCAATTGCATGGCTGGTGGCTTTTGTAACTATTCCCGTTGCTTCAGCATTGGCTCAGCCCGATGACACTGAACAACAGGATACCCAGAGTTACGATTACTACGACGAAAACATAGACGGTGCAGGTGATATGCCGGGCATGAACAGTACTGACGGCTCAGAAGACGAGCCCAAGAAACCTGAAAAAAAGCCTTATGTACGCATTGTGATGCCGGTTGACTCGATTACTGAGCTGATTACTTATGACAGTATTATTGAGCAAACTGATTCTTACTACGACTCGTTGTATTTGCGCGCCAAACGCTGGATAACCGCTAAATGGCATGCTGATAAAAAACAAAAAGAGTTGGCAAAAGTATTTACTGACGATGTGTTGTATGAGAAGTTTAAGGTGAAAGTGAAACTTCCGATGCGTGTACGCTACAACAAGTTTTCATCAAACGAGTACGGGCAAGTTGAGTTTACGCTTACCATGCGATTTAAGGATGGGAAGTATAAGTACCATGTAAGCAACATGACACACTTGCTGCCTGAAACATCAGACAAGAAGGACATCAATTATGTGTACCTTGAGTTCTACATGAAATCAGAAAAGAACGTGGTAAACTACGACCGTTATTTGAGGGCTGCCGATGCGGCGGTGCGCAAAATGGTGGTAGATATGACCAAGGCAATGCGTGAACCTGTTGAGGTTGACGAGGACGATTGGTAG
- a CDS encoding 1-aminocyclopropane-1-carboxylate deaminase/D-cysteine desulfhydrase has protein sequence MNFFNTSASFEQKIELPLFAQKQVEVWMKRDDLLHPFVSGNKYRKLKYLAQDALQQGKQHLVTFGGAYSNHLVATASAGAALGLKTTAILRGEEAFNNPMQSICRLYGMEFQQVSREEYRNKDAAFAKHFGNNDDVYRIDEGGYSALGAQGCADIHAELTQTYSHIFCAVGTGTTVAGLINGASEGTQVHGVVVLKGAEYLKTEIDNLLTTPKDFTLHHNFYFGGYGKFDAEIMHFIKEFAGATGVLLDPVYTAKMMMGLQQLIQQDYFSKNSKILVIHTGGLWGLTSEKAIELSAR, from the coding sequence ATGAACTTTTTCAACACATCCGCATCTTTCGAACAAAAGATTGAACTGCCTCTCTTTGCCCAAAAGCAGGTAGAGGTATGGATGAAGCGCGATGATTTGCTGCACCCTTTTGTGAGCGGCAACAAATACCGTAAGCTGAAATATTTGGCGCAAGACGCTCTACAACAAGGCAAACAACACTTAGTTACTTTTGGCGGAGCATATAGCAACCACTTGGTAGCCACTGCCAGTGCTGGGGCTGCTTTGGGACTAAAAACCACCGCCATCCTGCGTGGAGAGGAAGCATTTAATAACCCCATGCAATCCATTTGCAGGCTATACGGCATGGAGTTTCAGCAAGTGAGTAGGGAGGAGTACCGCAATAAAGACGCTGCTTTTGCCAAACACTTCGGCAACAATGATGATGTGTACCGCATAGACGAAGGCGGCTACTCGGCATTGGGCGCGCAAGGTTGCGCCGATATTCACGCAGAACTTACTCAAACCTATTCGCATATTTTTTGTGCGGTGGGTACGGGGACTACCGTGGCAGGCTTAATCAACGGAGCTTCCGAAGGCACACAAGTGCATGGGGTAGTGGTTTTGAAAGGTGCGGAATACCTGAAAACCGAAATTGACAACCTACTTACTACGCCCAAAGACTTTACCCTGCATCATAATTTTTATTTCGGGGGATATGGGAAGTTTGATGCCGAAATCATGCACTTTATAAAAGAATTTGCAGGTGCAACAGGCGTATTGCTCGACCCTGTGTACACCGCCAAAATGATGATGGGTTTGCAGCAATTAATACAGCAGGATTACTTCTCCAAAAATTCAAAAATATTAGTCATTCACACGGGCGGCTTATGGGGACTTACTTCTGAGAAGGCGATAGAATTATCGGCTCGTTAG
- a CDS encoding M1 family metallopeptidase yields MRKQTIILIITSLTLAYCKPSQNNKNKNQTMILKDPHSYAKPNDVAVKHLHLNLTADFSTKTLDGFAELTLENKTGSSELWLDTKDLTIKKVEQDGAETKYELGQPDIHLGQSLKVAITPTTQKVKVYYTTSPNAEALQWLAPSQTSGKKHPFLFSQSQAILARTWIPLQDGPGVKFTYSATIKTDPKLMVLMSAENDTTLHTDGVYNFKMPQAIPSYLMAITIGNFEYRSLGKDCGVYAEPEMIEKSAWEFVDLEKMINSAGELYGPYAWGKYDVIVLPPSFPFGGMENPRLTFATPTIIAGDRSLVSLIAHELAHSWSGNLVTNETWADFWLNEGFTVYFERRIMEKIYGAELSEMMAALALGELKNTIKEFGDTSDDTKLKLNLDGRNPDDGVSDIAYEKGYFFLRTIENAVGREKWDAFVKKYFNTFAFSTMNTEDFLIYLDNELIHGDKALQQQIQIEKWVYYPGLPENCPQPKSGEFAKVLTQVDAFKGGKKAAELDTKDWMTQHWQYFLRNLPQPLTLEQMGDLDAAFKFTNTGNSEIACDWFQLAIAADYKTAYPKMEEFLIAVGRRKFLKPLYGKLSQTPEGKEWAKAVYAKARPGYHAVSINTIDDMLGVKESASN; encoded by the coding sequence ATGAGAAAACAAACAATAATTCTTATCATAACGTCGCTTACGTTAGCTTATTGTAAACCTTCGCAAAACAATAAAAACAAAAACCAGACCATGATTTTAAAAGATCCTCATTCATACGCAAAACCTAATGATGTAGCCGTGAAACACTTACATCTGAACCTTACGGCTGACTTTTCCACAAAAACATTAGACGGTTTTGCAGAACTTACTTTGGAGAATAAAACCGGTAGCAGTGAACTTTGGTTAGACACCAAAGACCTTACCATTAAAAAGGTTGAGCAAGACGGTGCCGAAACCAAATACGAATTAGGCCAACCCGATATACATTTAGGTCAGAGCCTAAAAGTAGCCATTACACCCACTACCCAAAAGGTAAAAGTATATTACACCACCAGCCCCAACGCTGAAGCATTGCAGTGGCTTGCACCTTCACAAACCAGCGGCAAAAAACATCCGTTTTTGTTTAGCCAATCGCAGGCCATCTTGGCACGTACTTGGATACCCTTGCAAGACGGCCCCGGAGTGAAATTTACCTACAGTGCTACCATCAAAACCGACCCCAAACTGATGGTATTGATGAGCGCCGAAAACGACACCACTTTGCATACCGACGGTGTGTATAACTTTAAGATGCCGCAAGCCATTCCCAGCTATTTGATGGCGATAACCATCGGCAATTTTGAATACAGAAGTTTGGGCAAAGATTGCGGCGTTTATGCCGAGCCTGAAATGATTGAAAAAAGCGCGTGGGAGTTTGTAGACCTTGAAAAGATGATTAATAGCGCGGGCGAACTATACGGCCCTTATGCTTGGGGCAAATACGATGTAATAGTGCTGCCTCCGAGCTTCCCCTTCGGTGGTATGGAAAACCCTCGTTTAACGTTTGCTACCCCAACCATTATAGCCGGCGACCGCTCACTGGTATCGCTGATAGCACACGAATTGGCGCACAGCTGGAGCGGCAACCTTGTAACCAATGAAACTTGGGCTGATTTTTGGCTGAACGAAGGCTTTACCGTGTATTTTGAACGCCGCATCATGGAAAAAATTTATGGTGCAGAGCTTAGCGAAATGATGGCAGCCCTTGCCTTGGGTGAGTTGAAAAACACCATCAAAGAATTTGGAGACACCAGTGACGATACCAAACTGAAACTAAACCTTGATGGCCGCAACCCCGATGATGGTGTGAGCGATATTGCCTACGAAAAAGGCTATTTCTTCCTACGTACGATTGAAAACGCGGTGGGTCGTGAAAAGTGGGACGCTTTTGTGAAGAAGTACTTCAACACGTTTGCTTTTTCAACCATGAACACCGAAGACTTTTTAATTTACCTTGATAATGAGTTGATACACGGGGATAAAGCGTTGCAACAACAAATACAGATTGAAAAGTGGGTGTATTACCCCGGATTGCCTGAAAACTGCCCTCAACCCAAATCAGGGGAGTTTGCTAAGGTGCTGACCCAAGTAGATGCTTTTAAAGGAGGTAAGAAGGCCGCCGAATTGGACACCAAAGATTGGATGACCCAACACTGGCAATACTTTTTGCGTAACCTGCCCCAACCGCTTACCCTTGAACAAATGGGTGATTTAGACGCTGCCTTTAAGTTTACCAATACGGGCAACAGCGAGATAGCTTGCGATTGGTTCCAATTGGCAATAGCTGCCGATTATAAAACCGCTTACCCCAAAATGGAGGAATTTTTAATAGCAGTGGGTCGTCGCAAGTTCTTAAAACCTTTGTACGGCAAATTGTCTCAAACTCCTGAGGGTAAAGAATGGGCAAAAGCCGTGTATGCAAAAGCCCGCCCCGGATACCACGCCGTATCCATCAATACCATTGATGATATGCTTGGTGTGAAAGAAAGTGCTTCAAATTAA
- a CDS encoding SDR family oxidoreductase produces the protein MTDLTNKIAVVTGGNSGIGYATAQQLIKDGAKVIITGRNPKAVEEAANELGHGTLGIVSDQASLTDTDALVKKVTDTYGKVDVLFINAGVATFAPLEHLSEATYDTIMNINLKGAVFTLQRFLPLLQEGSSVIFLSSVNAYTGMANTMAYAASKAGLNSVMRTAAVELAPKGIRVNAVCPGPVKTPIFDKTGMPQEAMYSFEEAVTQKIALKRFGESGEVAKLVSFLSGPASSFITGSEYTIDGGLMLKG, from the coding sequence ATGACTGATTTAACTAACAAAATAGCAGTTGTTACCGGTGGTAACAGCGGCATTGGGTATGCTACCGCCCAACAACTTATTAAAGACGGAGCCAAAGTGATAATAACAGGCCGTAACCCAAAAGCCGTTGAAGAAGCTGCAAATGAATTAGGACACGGGACACTGGGTATTGTTTCTGACCAAGCCAGCTTAACAGATACAGATGCATTGGTGAAAAAAGTTACCGATACCTACGGCAAAGTAGATGTGTTATTTATAAATGCCGGTGTTGCTACGTTTGCCCCGCTTGAGCATTTAAGCGAAGCCACTTATGACACCATTATGAACATAAACCTTAAAGGTGCTGTATTTACTTTGCAACGCTTTTTACCCTTGTTGCAAGAAGGTTCTTCAGTAATTTTCTTATCATCTGTAAATGCATACACTGGTATGGCAAATACAATGGCCTATGCAGCCAGCAAAGCTGGTCTAAACTCTGTAATGCGCACAGCTGCGGTTGAATTAGCACCAAAAGGAATTCGTGTAAATGCGGTATGCCCCGGTCCGGTTAAAACTCCGATTTTTGATAAAACCGGCATGCCACAAGAAGCTATGTACTCATTCGAAGAAGCTGTGACCCAAAAAATAGCTTTAAAAAGGTTTGGCGAATCAGGAGAGGTGGCAAAACTTGTTTCTTTCCTTAGTGGTCCTGCCTCAAGTTTTATTACCGGCTCAGAGTACACCATTGATGGTGGTTTAATGCTTAAAGGCTAA